One genomic window of Gossypium hirsutum isolate 1008001.06 chromosome D11, Gossypium_hirsutum_v2.1, whole genome shotgun sequence includes the following:
- the LOC107913551 gene encoding uncharacterized protein At3g49140 isoform X1, translating to MMLMIESAMAVRFPTPTNFCSSSAFHNYRPMCNSGEVTSCHVSCRRLFCHGGFGITWKGFPRLNKASLSRRTLVKNNIRATAEHLGSASDPAKHKGRSHYHPFEDIGEATSKKSNDATLTAAETSRTIIEVNSKATVMFTGMINDEVHENIMWPDLPYATDEHGNVYLQVKSDEDILQSLTVENNFVQVIIGFDTTEIMKEIELSGPSEVDFGIEEIDNEDVDIEDDGDDDDDDDDDEDYDEEWVAALEDEDDQDDSDGTLGDWAKLDTMRSSHPMYFAKKLTEAASDDPVDWMEQPSDGLAIQGLLRPALTEEHSEIQKHMSTNQSHGSDTNQAEKDVGDKVEDLGKINGYGNESELSRKNSSSERSGKNEISTNGSSFYKLEMIKIQLITAHGHQTDVELEDFKQAQPDAIAHSAAKIISRLKAGGEKTTQALKSLCWRCKGIQVEEVAIISVDSLGFVLRICSGTQIETLRFAFNARATSEYSAERQLNDMLFPRSHQRPQKQITGSSK from the exons atgatgttGATGATTGAATCAGCTATGGCCGTCCGATTTCCCACCCCAACCAATTTCTGCTCCTCCTCCGCCTTTCACA ATTATCGTCCTATGTGCAATTCCGGTGAGGTTACTAGTTGCCACGTCTCCTGCCGCCGGCTGTTTTGCCATGGCGGCTTTGGCATAACTTG GAAAGGATTTCCAAGACTAAATAAAGCTTCCCTTTCGAGAAGGACCCTCGTAAAGAATAACATTCGGGCAACCGCTGAGCATTTAGGTTCAGCATCCGATCCTGCAAAGCATAAAGGAAGGTCGCATTACCATCCGTTTGAGGATATTGGTGAGGCTACATCTAAAAAGAGCAATGATGCTACACTCACAGCTGCAGAAACCTCTAGGACGATCATTGAG GTGAATAGTAAAGCAACAGTTATGTTTACAGGGATGATCAATGATGAAGTTCATGAAAATATTATGTGGCCAGACTTGCCTTATGCAACCGATGAACATGGAA ATGTATACTTGCAAGTGAAAAGCGATGAAGATATTTTGCAAAGTCTTACTGTAGAAAATAACTTTGTG CAAGTAATTATAGGATTTGACACTACGGAAATCATGAAGGAAATCGAATTATCAGGTCCATCAGAAGTTGATTTTGGAATTGAGGAAATTGACAATGAAGATGTTGATATTGaagatgatggtgatgatgatgatgatgatgatgatgatgaagattaTGATGAG GAGTGGGTTGCTGCTCTTGAAGATGAAGATGATCAAGATGACTCTGATGGGACTCTTGGGGACTGGGCAAAATTGGATACTATGCGTTCATCCCATCCTATGTACTTTGCCAAAAAGTTGACTGAG GCAGCCTCAGATGATCCTGTAGACTGGATGGAACAACCTTCGGACGGTTTAGCTATCCAAGGCCTTCTAAGGCCTGCCCTCACTGAAGAACATTCTGAAATTCAGAAGCACATGTCTACCAATCAGTCTCATGGTTCTGATACAAATCAGGCTGAGAAAGATGTGGGAGACAAAGTAGAAGATCTTGGCAAAATTAATGGTTATGGAAATGAATCAGAGTTATCAAGAAAGAATTCATCATCCGAAAGATCGGGGAAAAATGAGATCTCAACAAATGGGTCTTCATTTTACAAATTAGAGATGATTAAAATTCAGCTAATTACAGCACATGGACATCAG ACAGATGTTGAATTAGAAGACTTCAAGCAGGCTCAACCTGATGCTATTGCACACTCGGCTGCCAAAATTATATCTCGCCTGAAAGCTGGTGGAGAAAAAACCACACAAGCACTCAAATCACTCTGTTGGAGATGCAAGGGTATTCAAGTCGAG GAAGTAGCCATTATCAGTGTGGATTCCCTTGGATTTGTCCTGAGAATTTGCTCTGGAACCCAAATTGAAACCTTACGGTTCGCATTTAATGCCCGG GCCACTTCAGAGTATAGTGCTGAGAGACAACTTAACGACATGTTGTTCCCAAGGAGCCATCAAAGGCCACAAAAACAGATAACTGGCTCTTCAAAATGA
- the LOC107913553 gene encoding pentatricopeptide repeat-containing protein At4g21190-like — MLCCRYALPLVTKRLESVKINQRPRNTVVCAAKGPRPRYPRVWKSRNRIGTVSKSAKLVTCVKQLSNVKEEVYGALDSFIAWELEFPLITVKKALKILQNEQEWKRIIQVIKWMLSKGQGRTMGTYFTLLNALAEDGRLGEAEELWVKLFSDNLESTPRIFFDKMISIYYHKDMHEKMFEVFADMEELGVKPSISVVSMVGNTFQKLGMLDKYDKLKRKYPPPKWEYRYIKGKRVKIQVKQLQEFDKKAKGVTEDKETEENSSLEHEEAEASSNKIAKGVTEDNETEWIMSLKYEEPEAQSNTFTAEVDIIS, encoded by the exons ATGCTTTGTTGTAGATATGCTCTGCCACTCGTTACTAAAAGATTGGAATCAGTTAAAATTAACCAGAGACCTAGGAATACCGTG GTATGCGCTGCTAAAGGTCCAAGACCTCGGTATCCTCGGGTATGGAAATCAAGGAATAGAATTGGGACTGTCTCTAAATCAGCAAAGCTTGTTACTTGT GTTAAGCAACTGTCAAATGTCAAGGAGGAAGTTTACGGGGCTCTCGACTCCTTTATTGCATGGGAACTAGAGTTCCCTCTAATTACAGTTAAGAAAGCATTGAAGATCCTACAGAACGAACAAGAATGGAAGAGAATAATTCAG GTGATAAAGTGGATGTTAAGCAAAGGTCAAGGAAGAACAATGGGAACGTATTTCACCTTACTGAATGCCTTAGCGGAGGATGGGAGACTTGGAGAGGCTGAAGAGCTGTGGGTCAAACTATTTTCTGATAATTTAGAAAGCACCCCACGTATTTTCTTTGATAAAATGATTTCTATTTATTACCACAAGGACATGCATGAGAAGATGTTTGAG GTATTTGCTGACATGGAAGAGCTTGGTGTCAAACCAAGTATATCAGTTGTTTCAATGGTTGGAAATACCTTCCAAAAGTTGGGCATGTTGGACAAGTACGACAAATTAAAAAGGAAATATCCTCCACCAAAATGGGAATACCGGTACATCAAGGGAAAGCGTGTCAAAATTCAAGTAAAGCAGCTACAGGAATTTGATAAAAAGGCCAAAGGTGTCACTGAGGACAAGGAAACTGAAGAGAATTCGAGTTTAGAGCATGAGGAAGCAGAAGCAAGTTCAAATAAAATTGCCAAAGGTGTCACTGAGGACAATGAAACTGAATGGATTATGAGTTTGAAGTATGAAGAACCAGAAGCACAATCAAATACATTCACTGCTGAAGTTGATATAATTTCATGA
- the LOC107913551 gene encoding uncharacterized protein At3g49140 isoform X2, with translation MMLMIESAMAVRFPTPTNFCSSSAFHNYRPMCNSGEVTSCHVSCRRLFCHGGFGITWKGFPRLNKASLSRRTLVKNNIRATAEHLGSASDPAKHKGRSHYHPFEDIGEATSKKSNDATLTAAETSRTIIEVNSKATVMFTGMINDEVHENIMWPDLPYATDEHGNVYLQVKSDEDILQSLTVENNFVQVIIGFDTTEIMKEIELSGPSEVDFGIEEIDNEDVDIEDDGDDDDDDDDDEDYDEEWVAALEDEDDQDDSDGTLGDWAKLDTMRSSHPMYFAKKLTEAASDDPVDWMEQPSDGLAIQGLLRPALTEEHSEIQKHMSTNQSHGSDTNQAEKDVGDKVEDLGKINGYGNESELSRKNSSSERSGKNEISTNGSSFYKLEMIKIQLITAHGHQTDVELEDFKQAQPDAIAHSAAKIISRLKAGGEKTTQALKSLCWRCKGIQVEATSEYSAERQLNDMLFPRSHQRPQKQITGSSK, from the exons atgatgttGATGATTGAATCAGCTATGGCCGTCCGATTTCCCACCCCAACCAATTTCTGCTCCTCCTCCGCCTTTCACA ATTATCGTCCTATGTGCAATTCCGGTGAGGTTACTAGTTGCCACGTCTCCTGCCGCCGGCTGTTTTGCCATGGCGGCTTTGGCATAACTTG GAAAGGATTTCCAAGACTAAATAAAGCTTCCCTTTCGAGAAGGACCCTCGTAAAGAATAACATTCGGGCAACCGCTGAGCATTTAGGTTCAGCATCCGATCCTGCAAAGCATAAAGGAAGGTCGCATTACCATCCGTTTGAGGATATTGGTGAGGCTACATCTAAAAAGAGCAATGATGCTACACTCACAGCTGCAGAAACCTCTAGGACGATCATTGAG GTGAATAGTAAAGCAACAGTTATGTTTACAGGGATGATCAATGATGAAGTTCATGAAAATATTATGTGGCCAGACTTGCCTTATGCAACCGATGAACATGGAA ATGTATACTTGCAAGTGAAAAGCGATGAAGATATTTTGCAAAGTCTTACTGTAGAAAATAACTTTGTG CAAGTAATTATAGGATTTGACACTACGGAAATCATGAAGGAAATCGAATTATCAGGTCCATCAGAAGTTGATTTTGGAATTGAGGAAATTGACAATGAAGATGTTGATATTGaagatgatggtgatgatgatgatgatgatgatgatgatgaagattaTGATGAG GAGTGGGTTGCTGCTCTTGAAGATGAAGATGATCAAGATGACTCTGATGGGACTCTTGGGGACTGGGCAAAATTGGATACTATGCGTTCATCCCATCCTATGTACTTTGCCAAAAAGTTGACTGAG GCAGCCTCAGATGATCCTGTAGACTGGATGGAACAACCTTCGGACGGTTTAGCTATCCAAGGCCTTCTAAGGCCTGCCCTCACTGAAGAACATTCTGAAATTCAGAAGCACATGTCTACCAATCAGTCTCATGGTTCTGATACAAATCAGGCTGAGAAAGATGTGGGAGACAAAGTAGAAGATCTTGGCAAAATTAATGGTTATGGAAATGAATCAGAGTTATCAAGAAAGAATTCATCATCCGAAAGATCGGGGAAAAATGAGATCTCAACAAATGGGTCTTCATTTTACAAATTAGAGATGATTAAAATTCAGCTAATTACAGCACATGGACATCAG ACAGATGTTGAATTAGAAGACTTCAAGCAGGCTCAACCTGATGCTATTGCACACTCGGCTGCCAAAATTATATCTCGCCTGAAAGCTGGTGGAGAAAAAACCACACAAGCACTCAAATCACTCTGTTGGAGATGCAAGGGTATTCAAGTCGAG GCCACTTCAGAGTATAGTGCTGAGAGACAACTTAACGACATGTTGTTCCCAAGGAGCCATCAAAGGCCACAAAAACAGATAACTGGCTCTTCAAAATGA